NNNNNNNNNNNNNNNNNNNNNNNNNNNNNNNNNNNNNNNNNNNNNNNNNNNNNNNNNNNNNNNNNNNNNNNNNACTTAACATAACTATGGACATTgtgagtaaaagaaaaataagagaagtggATTTAGTCGACTCCCTTGAAGCTATACTGACCTAAAGCTAACCTTACTTAATACTATTTGTACGAGATGAAAGGACCAACTTTTTTATATACAGTTCGCTTCTCCAGCCATATCCTGTTTTAAGGGATTTATCTGGCCTTTAGTATTCCAAAAACATAACTTATATtggtttatgttttattttttgaatgaattcttcttcgtcttataNNNNNNNNNNNNNNNNNNNNNNNNNNNNNNNNNNNNNNNNNNNNNNNNNNNNNNNNNNNNNNNNNNNNNNNNNNNNNNNNNNNNNNNNNNNNNNNNNNNNNNNNNNNNNNNNNNNattttcatttttaaatcttttaatctATTAAGTATAGTTATCAACAATATTTTAATTTCTCCTTTCATCTCGTATATATTAGTCTTAAGTTTTAGATTTATTGTCGGTTTAAGAGCTTCATGCGAGAACGAAAGGATGAATANNNNNNNNNNNNNNNNNNNNNNNNNNNNNNNNNNNNNNNNNNNNNNNNNNNNNNNNNNNNNNNNNNNNNNNNNNNNNNNNNNNNNNNNNNNNNNNNNNNNNNNNNNNNNNNNNNNNNNNNNNNNNNNNNNNNNNNNNNNNNNNNNNNNNNNNNTTAGATGAACAGTTAAATCCTATAACAAAAACATAAGCTACATATTTGATAATACAATTTGGACAGCACTATAAACGCGAAACTCGAatatgaaaaacatataaaaatatcaaactaCGCGCGTTTCCCCCGCACATATTTCTGCGCTTAAATGtattctgaaatattttttaaaaaacatttgtttCTCTTTCAGACTGTCCCGACCCTTTCGAGCCGGTTGGCGTGGGATGTTACCATATTAGCATTGCACAACTCACCAGGTATGAGGCTCCAAGAGAAAAGCAAAGTATAAATTCCTTGTTGTATGTGTATTCAGGGGCACCGTAAGCACGGAGGCGGGAGCAGCACTGTACCTTAGTGAAAATGTCATTGTATGAGTACAGATTTGTATGAATATGATTTGACAATGGAGTGTGCTGTCTGGACCAGCTAGAGAAGGAATTATTAGTAATNNNNNNNNNNNNNNNNNNNNNNNNNNNNNNNNNNNNNNNNNNNNNNNNNNNNNNNNNNNNNNNNNNNNNNNNNNNNNNNNNNNNNNNNNNTTGTTTTGGCTGAAGAATAAGCAGTGTTTTCTTATTACCGTGAATTCCCAGNNNNNNNNNNNNNNNNNNNNNNNNNNNNNNNNNNATGCATATAATTGGAAGTCTTCCGTTGGTGCTGGGAAAGTGTGTTGTAAACAGGAAACCATGACATAAATTTAAACCTTTACAAAACACTCCTCCTTTTAGTACAGTGCGTCGTATCAAAGCATGGTTGAGGTCTTAATATGACAGCAAACACTCCAAGCAACAGAATGCTTGCTAATTTGCACAGCATTAATTCAGAGAAAGTTGCGAGAAAAATTGTTGCAAAATTCAAAGAGCCGCTGAACTCATGTTTGGATTTTTTTAgaccttttgtttttgtgttattaataACTAGGACATTATGTTTTTGTTGAGTTTTCTgttgattcatatttttttatgataagtgAAAATGTGCCCTTTTTGAGCTGCTGNNNNNNNNNNNNNNNNNNNNTCAANNNNNNNNNNNNNNNNNNNNNNNNNNNNNNNNNNNNNNNNNNNNNNNNNNNNNNNNNNNNNNNNNNNNNNNNNNNNNNNNNNNNNNNNNNNNNNNNNNNNNNNNNNNNNNNNNNNNNNNNNNNNNNNNNNNNNNNNNNNNNNNNNNNNNNNNNNNNNNNNNNNNNNNNNNNNNNNNNNNNNNNNNNNNNNNNNNNNNNNNNNNNNNNNNNNNNNNNNNNNNNNNNNNNNNNNNNNNNNNNNNNNNNNNNNNNNNNNNNNNNNNNNNNNNNNNNNNNNNNNNNNNNNNNNNNNNNNNNNNNNNNNNNNNNNNNNNNNNNNNNNNNNNNNNNNNNNNNNNNNNNNNNNNNNNNNNNNNNNNNNNNNNNNNNNNNNNNNNNNNNNNNNNNNNNNNNNNNNNNNNNNNNNNNNNNNNNNNNNNNNNNNNNNNNNNNNNNNNNNNNNNNNNNNNNNNNNNNNNNNNNNNNNNNNNNNNNNNNNNNNNNNNNNNNNNNNNNNNNNNNNNNNNNNNNNNNNNNNNNNNNNNNNNNNNNNNNNNNNNNNNNNNNNNNNNNNNNNNNNNNNNNNNNNNNNNNNNNNNNNNNNNNNNNNNNNNNNNNNNNNNNNNNNNNNNNNNNNNNNNNNNNNNNNNNNNNNNNNNNNNNNNNNNNNNNNNNNNNNNNNNNNNNNNNNNNNNNNNNNNNNNNNNNNNNNNNNNNNNNNNNNNNNNNNNNNNNNNNNNNNNNNNNNNNNNNNNNNNCGATGCTCAGTAAATCATAATTGGTTGTCGACTTTTCAGCGATAATTTACCTAATAAAGAATAATTCCAACTCCCGTTaacttcttattttctctctttttaaatcaaATCTTCGTAACTCCCTTGTTAACTCGTCAAAGCTGAAAAGTCTCCGATTAAGCTAGTTTTCCCGTTCATCCATAAAACGCAAGAACCaatgacagttttttttctactttgatagactgtattttatttttttcactttatatctTTCACTGAAGCTGGTATATctttcacaacacacaaacattaacaGAATTTCTGCCATACCTTTAATATAGTCTATTGTTCTGTAGGGGATCTAATGCCGTTCTAAAACCATTTAAAGCTGTTGTGAAGATGCGCTTTCTATAGCTTTTGAATGAAGAAGTATCTAACGACGAAGAGCTTTTACGACATTATCTATATGAATTCCACtgtattatttacttgttttatctgtttatttactttctcttCATTTACCAACTTCTTTCTTTAATCATAGATTCCTTCATTTATTAATTGTCTCAGAGCGAAAGCCGAGGAGGAGTGCGCCAACCTAGCCCCAGATGGCAGCTCATCCAGCCTGGCTGTTCTCAGTGACTGCCATCAGCATGCTCTCTTGTGGAATCACATAAGTAAGTTGCTTACGTTCACTGCTCTATAGCAATGCATAACTTGGTGAAAACGTTAGATAAATTTGCCAATTAGTAGGACAGTTCTTTCGTTTTAACTTCATTTTACTTGTGATTGTGTCGATTGATGACAggtgtttctcactctctcttcctccctccatttatcgttttctctcttcttccttttttttctcaccgtCGCTCCCTACCTAATTCATCCCCTCNNNNNNNNNNNNNNNNNNNNNNNNNNNNNNNNNNNNNNNNNNNNNNNNNNNNNNNNNNNNNNNNNNNNNNNNNNNNNNNNNNNNNNNNNNNNNNNNNNNNNNNNNNNNNNNNNNNNNNNNNNNNNNNNNNNNNNNNNNNNNNNNNNNNNNNNNNNNNNNNNNNNNNNNNNNNNNNNNNNNNNNNNNNNNNNNNNNNNNNNNNNNNNNNNNNNNNNNNNNNNNNNNNNNNNNNNNNNNNNNNNNNNNNNNNNNNNNNNNAGTGGGACTACTGGCTGGGCGGGAGTGACGCGGCGGCGGAGGGCGACTGGCGGTGGTCCACGGGCGACGAGGTGCTCCGCGGGGTCCCCTTCTGGTTCCCCGGCCAACCCAACGGCGGCGTCGAGGAGAACTATCTCTCGCTCTCCAAGAACGGCTACTTCGCGGACGAGGCGGGGACCATGCGCCAGGGCTATATATGCCAGCTGTTGTAAAAAtaagagacaaggagaaaaaaaatgtatagaaataaatgaatgaagagagaTGAAAGTAGGGGTGTTAAGCTACGCCACTGATATGACTTGTTGCCAATATTGGTGGCAAATACACGCGACATTAGAGCTTGCGTGNNNNNNNNNNNNNNNNNNNNNNNNNNNNNNNNNNNNNNNNNNNNNNNNNNNNNNNNNNNNNNNNNNNNNNNNNNNNNNNNNNNNNNNATGAAATGCGAGGGATACGTgcttaaataaaggaaagaagtcTATTGAAaggtcttttatattatattgtttctgcTGCATCCTTGGCAGAATCTCGATGCCGACTCTACAGGCTTTATAACAGGAGGAAAGGTGAAATTTTGTATCACGGTGATATTATATTTTGAAGTATCAGAAAGATGGAATGCAGGGAAAGAACAAGCATACATaaagtaaaacaatatattttaatcaatagATATCGACGTACGCAACGNNNNNNNNNNNNNNNNNNNNNNNNNNNNNNNNNNNNNNNNNNNNNNNNNNNNNNNNNNNNNNNNNNNNNNNNNNNNNNNNNNNNNNNNNNNNNNNNNNNNNNNNNNNNNNNNTTTTNNNNNNNNNNNNNNNNNNNNNNNNNNNNNNNNNNNNNNNNNNNNNNNNNNNNNNNNNNNNNNNNNNNNNNNNNNNNNNNNNNNNNNNNNNNNNNNNNNNNNNNNNNNNNNNNNNNNNNNNNNNNNNNNNNNNNNNNNNNNNNNNNNNNNNNNNNNNNNNNNNNNNNNNNNNNNNNNNNNNNNNNNNNNNNNNNNNNNNNNNNNNNNNNNNNNNNNNNNNNNNNNNNNNNNNNNNNNNNNNNNNNNNNNNNNNNNNNNNNNNNNNNNNNNNNNNNNNNNNNNNNNNNNNNNNNNNNNNNNNNNNNNNNNNNNNNNNNNNNNNNNNNNNNNNNNNNNNNNNNNNNNNNNNNNNNNNNNNNNNNNNNNNNNNNNNNNNNNNNNNNNNNNNNNNNNNNNNNNNNNNNNNNNNNNNNNNNNNNNNNNNNNNNNNNNNNNNNNNNNNNNNNNNNNNNNNNNNNNNNNNNNNNNNNNNNNNNNNNNNNNNNNNNNNNNNNNNNNNNNNNNNNNNNNNNNNNNNNNNNNNNNNNNNNNNNNNNNNNNNNNNNNNNNNNNNNNNNNNNNNNNNNNNNNNNNNNNNNNNNNNNNNNNNNNNNNNNNNNNNNNNNNNNNNNNNNNNNNNNNNNNNNNNNNNNNNNNNNNNNNNNNNNNNNNNNNNNNNNNNNNNNNNNNNNNNNNNNNNNNNNNNNNNNNNNNNNNNNNNNNNNNNNNNNNNNNNNNNNNNNNNNNNNNNNNNNNNNNNNNNNNNNNNNNNNNNNNNNNNNNNNNNNNNNNNNNNNNNNNNNNNNNNNNNNNNNNNNNNNNNNNNNNNNNNNNNNNNNNNNNNNNNNNNNNNNNNNNNNNNNNNNNNNNNNNNNNNNNNNNNNNNNNNNNNNNNNNNNNNNNNNNNNNNNNNNNNNNNNTTTTCCTTTTCNNNNNNNNNNNNNNNNNNNNNNNNNNNNNNNNNNNNNNNNNNNNNNNNNNNNNNNNNNNNNNNNNNNNNNNNNNNNNNNNNNNNNNNNNNNNNNNNNNNNNNNNNNNNNNNNNNNNNNNNNNNNNNNNNNNNNNNNNNNNNNNNNNNNNNNNNNNNNNNNNNNNNNNNNNNNNNNNNNNNNNNNNNNNNNNNNNNNNNNNNNNNNNNNNNNNNNNNNNNNNNNNNNNNNNNNNNNNNNNNNNNNNNNNNNNNNNNNNNNNNNNNNNNNNNNNNNNNNNNNNNNNNNNNNNNNNNNNNNNNNNNNNNNNNNNNNNNNNNNNNNNNNNNNNNNNNNNNNNNNNNNNNNNNNNNNNNNNNNNNNNNNNNNNNNNNNNNNNNNNNNNNNNNNNNNNNNNNNNNNNNNNNNNNNNNNNNNNNNNNNNNNNNNNNNNNNNNNNNNNNNNNNNNNNNNNNNNNNNNNNNNNNNNNNNNNNNNNNNNNNNTCCTTTCAAGCTGCTTAAAAGTACATGTTGAATTAGTTTCTTCAAGtactgaaattttaaataatggtGAAATAAATGGCAGCCACCGAGACTGCACTNNNNNNNNNNNNNNNNNNNNNNNNNNNNNNNNNNNNNNNNNNNNNNNNNNNNNNNNNNNNNNNNNNNNNNNNNNNNNNNNNNNNNNNNNNNNNNNNNNNNNNNNNNNNNNNNNNNNNNNNNNNNNNNNNNNNNNNNNNNNNNNNNNNNNNNNNNNNNNNNNNNNNNNNNNNNNNNNNNNNNNNNNNNNNNNNNNNNNNGCAAATAAAAGCCAAATATAGCGCGAAAATCCGATATCAGATTATCATTTAAACCTCAAtatcattacttatataatagttatatacaatcaatttgttatcattatttatctagaAAATTAACTTAACTGAAATGGGGGTATTGGCCCCTAGACTTATATGCGTGAAAATTTTGCTCAGAGANNNNNNNNNNNNNNNNNNNNNNNNNNNNNNNNNNNNNNNNNNNNNNNNNNNNNNNNNNNNNNNNNNNNNNNNNNNNNNNNNNNNNNNNNNNNNNNNNNNNNNNNNNNNNNNNNNNNNNNNNNNNNNNNNNNNNNNNNNNNNNNNNNNNNNNNNNNNNNNNNNNNNNNNNNNNNNNNNNNNNNNNNNNNNNNNNNNNNNNNNNNNNNNNNNNNNNNNNNNNNNNNNNNNNNNNNNNNNNNNNNNNNNNNNNNNNNNNNNNNNNNNNNNNNNNNNNNNNNNNNNNNNNNNNNNNNNNNNNNNNNNNNNNNNNNNNNNNNNNNNNNNNNNNNNNNNNNNNNNNNNNNNNNNNNNNNNNNNNNNNNNNNNNNNNNNNNNNNNNNNNNNNNNNNNNNNNNNNNNNNNNNNNNNNNNNNNNNNNNNNNNNNNNNNNNNNNNNNNNNNNNNNNNNNNNNNNNNNNNNNNNNNNNNNNNNNNNNNNNNNNNNNNNNNNNNNNNNNNNNNNNNNNNNNNNNNNNNNNNNNNNNNNNNNNNNNNNNNNNNNNNNNNNNNNNNNNNNNNNNNNNNNNNNNNNNNNNNNNNNNNNNNNNNNNNNNNNNNNNNNNNNNNNNNNNNNNNNNNNNNNNNNNNNNNNNNNNNNNNNNNNNNNNNNNNNNNNNNNNNNNNNNNNNNNNNNNNNNNNNNNNNNNNNNNNNNNNNNNNNNNNNNNNNNNNNNNNNNNNNNNNNNNNNNNNNNNNNNNNNNNNNNNNNNNNNNNNNNNNNNNNNNNNNNNNNNNNNNNNNNNNNNNNNNNNNNNNNNNNNNNNNNNNNNNNNNNNNNNNNNNNNNNNNNNNNNNNNNNNNNNNNNNNNNNNNNNNNNNNNNNNNNNNNNNNNNNNNNNNNNNNNNNNNNNNNNNNNNNNNNNNNNNNNNNNNNNNNNNNNNNNNNNNNNNNNNNNNNNNNNNNNNNNNNNNNNNNNNNNNNNNNNNNNNNNNNNNNNNNNNNNNNNNNNNNNNNNNNNNNNNNNNNNNNNNNNNNNNNNNNNNNNNNNNNNNNNNNNNNNNNNNNNNNNNNNNNNNNNNNNNNNNNNNNNNNNNNNNNNNNNNNNNNNNNNNNNNNNNNNNNNNNNNNNNNNNNNNNNNNNNNNNNNNNNNNNNNNNNNNNNNNNNNNNNNNNNNNNNNNNNNNNNNNNNNNNNNNNNNNNNNNNNNNNNNNNNNNNNNNNNNNNNNNNNNNNNNNNNNNNNNNNNNNNNNNNNNNNNNNNCATCATTGCTTGTGAAATCGCGATAAGCTGAAGGCTGCATGGTGCAACAAACATCTTGAGAACACCTGTTGGTTTACGCNNNNNNNNNNNNNNNNNNNNNNNNNNNNNNNNNNNNNNNNNNNNNNNNNNNNNNNNNNNNNNNNNNNNNNNNNNNNNNNNNNNNNNNNNNNNNNNNNNNNNNNNNNNNNNNNNNNNNNNNNNNNNNNNNNNNNNNNNNNNNNNNNNNNNNNNNNNNNNNNNNNNNNNNNNNNNNNNNNNNNNNNNNNNNNNNNNNNNNNNNNNNNNNNNNNNNNNNNNNNNNNNNNNNNNNNNNNNNNNNNNNNNNNNNNNNNNNNNNNNNNNNNNNNNNNNNNNNNNNNNNNNNNNNNNNNNNNNNNNNNNNNNNNNNNNNNNNNNNNNNNNNNNNNNNNNNNNNNNNNNNNNNNNNNNNNNNNNNNNNNNNNNNNNNNNNNNNNNNNNNNNNNNNNNNNNNNNNNNNNNNNNNNNNNNNNNNNNNNNNNNNNNNNNNNNNNNNNNNNNNNNNNNNNNNNNNNNNNNNNNNNNNNNNNNNNNNNNNNNNNNNNNNNNNNNNNNNNNNNNNNNNNNNNNNNNNNNNNNNNNNNNNNNNNNNNNNNNNNNNNNNNNNNNNNNNNNNNNNNNNNNNNNNNNNNNNNNNNNNNNNNNNNNNNNNNNNNNNNNNNNNNNNNNNNNNNNNNNNNNNNNNNNNNNCCCCTTTCCATAATTTTCAAACCGTATTATGCATGTGCATGCACTCCATNNNNNNNNNNNNNNNNNNNNNNNNNNNNNCACTATACACGAAGGTAAAATTATTCGCTCGTTTCCCCAAAGTCGTCGTTCCAGCGCACTATAAAAGGAATCGCGTCCGAACGATAAGGTTAGTAGCCTCGTCGTTATGAAGTCGTTCGTTTTGCTCGCCGTGGCTTTGTTGGCCGTGGCCAGGGCGCAAGTAGGTTAGTACTTACTAAACATTTAGAACCCTTATGACTTGGTACTTACACGATACTTAAAGACCGTTAGTACACAAGTGGGAGTTGGCGTTTGCAAAAAAGTTAGCACTTTGTAGAAGATAGAACAAATATTTCATACATAATTATCTTCCCATACAGGCGAAGGAACTtcctaattctttttatttcttggaaAACGGGTAACTTCCGCTTCCATTATGAGAACACACCGAGAGTGGATATACTCCTACGATTAGTATATGAGCCAACGATCCAATAGCTGTGCTGCGCTGTGCTGTACTGTAAATGAAGTCCAAATAAGCCCTTTGAGTGACAGAATTCTTGTGGCCCTGCATTTGAACATCGGGGAAACGTATTTCATAAACACAATACACATTACTACCTTTAGAAAATctcaaagaaagatatataaaagagtaAATTTTCCATTCACAGAGTTCTGTCCAGCTCCCTTCGTCACAATCGGCAGCGGGTGTTACTGGGTATCGACAGAGCAAGCCACATGGTAGGTGCTCGAGTGGGATTAAATCATGGAGATTGCATATGCGAGACTTGCGCTATGTTGCGTCATAAACACAAGTTGTTATTTTGAAGGTGCATAGATACATCgagaaattattatatacatattaaaatacatatgcgCGCATACATACGCGCAATAGAcctgtatacgtgtgtttgtgttcagaTGTATACAGGTGCCTGCAATATGGTACACCCCGTTTTCGGTGAATAGTAGAGGCGGcactgtgtttgtttacattctcttACTACAGTTTTCATGGCCTGGATTGCTATGATATAAAATCAGATAAGATCATTAGAGCATTACGCTAAGATTATACGTACGTTTATATTATTANNNNNNNNNNNNNNNNNNNNNNNNNNNNNNNNNNNNNNNNNNNNNNNNNNNNNNNNNNNNNNNNNNNNNNNNNNNNNNNNNNNNNNNNNNNNNNNNNNNNNNNNNNNNNNNNNNNNNNNNNNNNNNGTTGTAAGAAATGGaatcaaaataatttaaatgGAATTCAAATATTTCTCACACATAGAAAATACCTTTTCCTAGATAGATATGCACGTTTACATCGGTTATTGGAAAATTGTATAGTGAANNNNNNNNNNNNNNNNNNNNNNNNNNNNNNNNNNNNNNNNNNNNNNNNNNNNNNNNNNNNNNNNNNNNNNNNNNNNNNNNNNNNNNNNNNNNNNNNNNNNNNNNNNNNNNNNNNNNNNNNNNNNNNNNNNNNNNNNNNNNNNNNNNNNNNNNNNNNNNNNNNNNNNNNNNNNNNNNNNNNNNANNNNNNNNNNNNNNNNNNNNNNNNNNNNNNNNNNNNNNNNNNNNNNNNNNNNNNNNNNNNNNNNNNNNNNNNNNNNNNNNNNNNNNNNNNNNNNNNNNNNNNNNNNNNNNNNNNNNNNNNNNNNNNNNNNNNNNNNNNNNNNNNNNNNNNNNNNNNNNNNNNNNNNNNNNNNNNNNNNNNNNNNNNNNNNNNNNNNNNNNNNNNNNNNNNNNNNNNNNNNNNNNNNNNNNNNNNNNNNNNNNNNNNNNNNNNNNNNNNNNNNNNNNNNNNNNNNNNNNNNNNNNNNNNNNNNNNNNNNNNNNNNNNNNNNNNNNNNNNNNNNNNNNNNNNNNNNNNNNNNNNNNNNNNNNNNNNNNNNNNNNNNNNNNNNNNNNNNNNNNNNNNNNNNNNNNNNNNNNNNNNNNNNNNNNNNNNNNNNNNNNNNNNNNNNNNNNNNNNNNNNNNNNNNNNNNNNNNNNNNNNNNNNNNNNNNNNNNNNNNNNNNNNNNNNNNNNNNNNaataaatgattataattgtgTTTAAGTAACGacataccccccctcccacccccatcaggAGGGAGGCGCGGGAAGACTGCCTCTCCAACCCGATCGAGCTCGAGACGGACCTGGCGATGATCAGCGACTGCGAGGAACACCACCACTTCTGGAATTACGTCGCTTACACCCTTGGTAAGCGGGAAGGTTTTCCCTCTCCTCGCGAAGGGGAAGTGAAAGGTTGAATTATGGCAGGAGAGAAACTGTTTCTTGTCCCCGTGAATGAACTACAATTCAAAATTTCGTATATTCAGAATGAGTTTCAAACTTATCCCAAGCATGAGCTCGTGGTCAACAGTTCATAATATTATCAAAANNNNNNNNNNNNNNNNNNNNNNNNNNNNNNNNNNNNNNNNNNNNNNNNNNNNNNNNNNNNNNNNNNNNNNNNNNNNNNNNNNNNNNNNNNNNNNNNNNNNNNNNNNNNNNNNNNNNNNNNNNNNNNNNNNNNNNNNNNNNNNNNNNNNNNNNNNNNNNNNNNNNNNNNNNNNNNNNNNNNNNNNNNNNNNNNNNNNNNNNNNNNNNNNNNNNNNNNNNNNNNNNNNNNNNNNNNNNNNNNNNNNNNNNNNNNNNNNNNNNNNNNNNNNNNNNNNNNNNNNNNNNNNNNNNNNNNNNNNNNNNNNNNNNNNNNN
This region of Penaeus monodon isolate SGIC_2016 chromosome 27, NSTDA_Pmon_1, whole genome shotgun sequence genomic DNA includes:
- the LOC119590800 gene encoding C-type lectin domain family 17, member A-like, with protein sequence MKSFVLLAVALLAVARAQVEFCPAPFVTIGSGCYWVSTEQATWREAREDCLSNPIELETDLAMISDCEEHHHFWNYVAYTLGKRXXYWLGGYDILAEGQWKWLNGRDMPMGAPFWYPGEPSGNEGENYLAFTKEGLFGDQKEDALQHYVCQVVQLRTD